The following nucleotide sequence is from Acidobacteriota bacterium.
GTTCGAAGGACCTGAAGGACAAGAACACGTGGGGCCGGAGGGGGAACGGCCAGCCCATCGGCGTCGCGGAGATCAGCAAGAAGCTGAAGCACAAGCGGGGCACGGTTGGCATGGCGAATGCGGGCGACGCGCGCAAGGCCGACAGCCAGTTCTACATTGCGATCGGGAAGAAGAAGATTCCCGACGGCAAGTACGCGATTTTCGGCCAGGTCACCTCCGGCATGGACGTTGTGGATAAGATCGCAGTCGGCGATACGATCAAGCGAATGTATGTAAAATAGCGCCAGACACCTTTTGTCGCAGAGCGCGCAGAGCCTGCGGAAGGTCATCAGGGGACGCCTCACACACATAGGCGCCCCGGCCAGTCAACATCGGCCACATCAGCCTTCTCGCGACTCTGCGTCCTCTGCGGTTTGTCCCGCCGCCATCGCCTCTCTCGGCCCCGCCCCATCGAACAACCGGCCCGCGCCCTTGTGCGACACCACCGATTCCAGGAACGGATACCGCGTCAGCATCTCCTGCGAGTATTCGCCGGTCACGGGCTGACCCAGCCTGTGGCGGAGCATCGCGGCATTGGCGACGGCCTTCCCCGCAAAGTGATTGTTCAGGTACACGTAGATCTTCTGGACGAGGCGGCGCACGGTGGCCACGGTCTCGGCGAAGCCATCCATCTCGCCGGGCGAGTACAGGTAGTTGTAGCGGTCGTCCGGGTGATCGTGCGTCCACCACTGCTCAGCGTTTCGCCCGTGCAGACGCATGTAGTAGAGCCGGCGTAGATTCGGCAGATGGCTCTGGCGGATGGAGAACCTGAACTTTGGCTCGTCGATCTGGACCCACGCCGCGCCATGCTCGTTCAGCAGGTTGACGATTTGGGGCTCGTGATCACTCCAGCTGCGGTGGCGAAGCTCGATGGCGACGGGGTAGTTCTTGAACGACTGCAGCAACCATACGAGGTATTCGCGCGCATCCTCGGTGTCGCGGAAGCTCGGCGGAAACTGGACCAGCAGCGAGCCCAGCTTGCCTGCGTCGGCGATCGGATCGACGGCCTTGAGGAAGGCGTCGACGTCAACGCGTGTCACGGTCGGAATCGCAGTCGCGTCTCCGTCGCCAGGCAGATCGGGCGACGTGGCCTTCTGGTACATGGCCTGGTGTGTGAACTTCTGGTAGAGCTTGAGCGAGAAGTCGAATCCAGGCGGCGTCCGCCTTGCCCACTTGAGCGCGGTCGAGGGATCAGGCAGACGGTAGAAGCTCGAATTCACTTCGACCGTCTCGAAGTGCTCGGCATAGTACGCCAGGTCATCGAAGGCGCGCCCGCGCTTCTTCGCCGGGTAGAAGATCCCGTTCCAGGTGCCCGGGCCCGTCGGGTAGTTCCAGCCAGACGTTCCGATTCGTATGTCGCCCATCGTTCTTGTCCGCCATCATTCTAAACCGGGGAGCCAGGGCCGGGGATCGGAGACTTGCGGGGGCCCAGCGCATGGGGACTACAATAACGATCTTGGGACTCTAACCGGTCGACACCCACGCATGCTGACGATTAACGAAATCTTCTATTCCATTCAGGGCGAGTCTTCCTACTCGGGCAGGCCATGCGTCTTTGTGCGCCTGAGCGCGTGCGACCTGCGTTGCGCCTGGTGCGACACGGCCTATGCCTTTACGGAAGGGCAGAAGATGCCGATCGAGCGCGTCGTCGTTATCGTCGAAGCCTACGGGTGTCCGCTGGTCGAGATCACCGGCGGCGAGCCGCTGCTGCAGGACGAGGTCTACCCGTTGATGACCGCGCTTGTGAAACGCGGCAAGACGGTGCTGCTCGAGACGGGCGGCCACCTGAGCGTCGAGCACGTGCCGGCTGGCGTCGTCAAGATTATCGACGTCAAATGCCCGGCCAGCGGCGAGTCGGAGCGAAATCACTGGCCAAATCTGGATCGGCTTACGCCGAGCGATGAGGTGAAGTTCGTGATCCGGGATCGGCGGGACTACGAATTTGCCCGCACCATTATCAGTCGGCATCAACTCGATGACCGGTGTGCGGCCGTGCTGTTGTCGCCCGTGCATGACGTGCTCGCCCCGAAGAGCCTGGCGGAGTGGATGCTCGAAGACCGGCTGTCCGGGCGCTTGCAGCTGCAGGTCCACAAGTACATCTGGGACCCGGGCACAAGGGGCGTGTGACGGGCTACTGCCTGGGATCGCCGGGCTCTAGCCCGGCTCCAGAAAGAGCCACGCTGGAGCGTGGCGATCCCGGGGAAATGCCTGAGCGCCGTGAGACAGGTGGACGCCTGGGATCGCCGTCGGGGCACGGCGTGCTGTGCTCCGACCTCCTGGGTGCGATGGGAGCCGGGTTTGGACAGGAAGAAAGCGGTCATTCTGCTGAGCGGTGGGCTCGATTCCTTCACGGCGGCGGCCATGGCCCGCGCCGATGGGTTTGAGTTGTACGCGTTGACCGTGGCGTACGGTCAGCGGCACATCGTAGAGATCGAAGCGGCCCGGAGAGTCGGGCGCGCCCTTGGCGTCGTCAGTCACATTGAACTGGCGCTCGACCTGGCGGCGTTCGGCGGGTCCACACTCACCGGTGAGGGCAGCGTCCCGAAGGACCGCGACCTCGCCGAGATCGGCATTCCCTCAACCTATGTGCCCGCTCGTAACACGGTGTTTCTGTCGCTCGCGCTCGCCTGGGCCGAATCGCTCGGCGCCTGCGACATCGTCATCGGCGTCAATGCGCTCGATTGCTCCGGCTATCCCGACTGCCGGCCGGCGTTTGTCGAGGCGTTCGAGCGGATGGCCAATCTGGCCACGAAAGCCGGCGCCGAGGGTACGCGGTTCCAGGTGCACACGCCGCTCATCTCCCTGTCGAAAGGCGACATCATCAGACGTGGCCTTGCGCTGGGCGTGGACTACGGGCTCACGCACAGTTGCTACGACCCAGGGCCCCACGGCAGGCCGTGTGGCCACTGCGACAGTTGTGTGCTTCGGGCGAAGGGGTTTGCCGAGTGTGGCGTGCCGGACCCGCTCCTGACCACCGACGGCACTGACAGGACATCGCTGTGACCGACCGCATCTATTACACCGAATCCGCCCTCATCGAATTCGACGCCGCGGTTGAATCCTGCGAGACGCAAGACGGCCGCATCGTCGCGACGCTCGACCGCACGGCGTTCTATCCGACCTCGGGTGGGCAGCCGTTCGATACCGGAACGCTTGGCGCGGCAAGCGTGGTCGACGTCGTTGATCTTCCAGACGGTCGCATCGGCCACGTGCTCGATCGGGCGCTTCCGGCTGGATCTTCCGTGCACGGCACGGTCAACTGGTCACGACGCTTCGATCACATGCAGCAACACACGGGACAGCACATCCTGTCGGCGGCCTTCGACCGGCTCTTCAAGGCGCGAACCGTCGGGTTCCATCTCGGCGCCGACGTGTCCACGCTCGATCTCGATAAGGGGCTCAGTGCCGAATCGATTGCGAGGGCCGAAGCCGACGCCAATCGCATCGTCTGGGAGAATCGCGACGTCACCATTCGATTTGCGTCCGAGGAGGAGGCGGCCTCGATCCAGCTTCGCAAGGAACCTGCCCGCAGCGGCCGACTGCGCCTGATTGAGGTCACCGGTTTCGATGTCTCCGCGTGCGGCGGGACTCACGTGGCGCGTGCGGGGGAGGTCGGCATTGTCGCGGTCAAGTCGTGGGAGAAGTTCCGCGGCGGCACGCGCCTCGAGTTTGTCTGCGGCAACCGCGCGCTCGCCGAGTATCGGGTCGTACGGGACGCGGTGGCGGGATGCATCAGGCTCATCTCGGTCAGCCCGCGCGAGCTGCCTGCGGCGATCGAACGGGCCCAGGGAGAGAACAAGGACCTGCGGCGCGTCGTTCGCGACCTGCAGGATCGTCTCGCGGTCTTTGAGGCCGCCGCGATGGTCGAGCGCGGTCGGAAGGTAGGGTCCGTCACGGTCGTGCTCGAAATCGCCTCCGGTCATGATCAGGCCGGACTCAAGACGATTGCCGCGTCAGCGGCGGCGCGCGGCGGAGTCGTGGCAGGGCTGATCTCGGCGACCGAACCTGTCCTCGCTGTGCTGGCACGCTCCGCGGACGTCCCTATCGATGTATCGGCCATCCTGAAGACGTTGCTCAGCCAGGCTGGAGGAAAAGGCGGCGGCAAACCCGAACTGGCCCAGGGCGGGGGCATGACCGGATCTCCGGCCGAGATCCAGGCGGCGCTTCAGACGATCATCGAGCGCGTGCTTCAGCCCTCACCTTGATGGCCCGAAGCCACATCTTACGGATGAGCTCGCTTCCCGGCCTGATGATCCGCCAGTACCTCGCAAACGTGCTGCGCGATGCCGGGTCAATCGCATAGACCCGCGTTTCAGTTCGCAGCAGGCACCAGCCACTCTGTCCTGGTTCGACCAGGAACGACATCGTCGCCTTGGCGAAACCGGGTTGCACCAGCGCCTTGAACGAACTGGACTCCGATCCGAGCGGAAGACGCACGCCAGGTGGAGCGATGACGACGGTCCCCATCACGAATTCCCTGTTCGCATCTTCGGCGAGCTTCAGGAATGTTGTCCGCGTCGCGACGGTGATGAGAGAGACGTCGTCGGCCGCGTTGAGGATGCTCTCCGATCCCTTTGTCCCCCCGCGCCGGATCCAGACCAGGGAGCGATACAGCGGGATCTCGGCCGGCGTCACCTCCATCACCGCCCTGAAGGTCCGCTCAGGCGTCGCGTTGACCGGAATCTGGTTGACCTCGCTGAACTGATAGGTCGGTGCAAACTCGTCGAGTCGCGTGCGAACTGATGCGACCGTCGTCTCGTCGGCTGGGCGCGTCAACGCCACGCCGGCGACAACCAACCCGGCCAGCAGGACGAGCCAGCCGGTGGCGCGGGTGCGGATGCCAAGAAACCGCAAGGGCACCAGCACCGAGAGCGCGCCGGCCAGGCTCAACCCGAACCCGATGTAGACGATGGCGGACAGCATCATCGTGGCATTGCCCCACGTGGATCAATAGGCCGGGCTAGCTGTGTTTGCCCGAATGAGGCTTCATCGTAACGCCAAAACTGTGCTGACGACGCAACTGCGGTCCCACGACTGTGGTCCTTCGCAAGGAAGGGCAACGACTAGGACGATCACAACATACGGCTTAGCATCACGCTCTGTCTTGTGTGTCGTCATTCGAGGTGGTAGTGTCGACCGACCCCACGAACAGGCCGATCCATGACCAACTCGACAGATATCGACCACCGCGAGGCCGAGGTCCTCCTCTACCAGACCAACGACGGCCACACGCGCGTTGAGGTGCGCTTCGACGGCGAGACCGCCTGGCTGACCCAAGCCGGCCATCCAGCGGGTGAAGCAGGCCGTCGCCGAGATCAAGAAGGTCGCCCGTAAGGATGCCGTGCTCGCAGCCGAAGGCGCCGTCGCCCTTTTCGAACGGCTTTCGCCGGCGCTCGAGCAGGTCGACAGCTCGTCGGGTGCGATCGGGACCGCGGTCAACAACGCCATCGCCGAGCTCGTCCCCGTGATCGCGGAGGCACCGGCCGATCCGAAGACTCGCGCCGCCTGGCTCGAGCGGCTTTTCGAGGCCCACGGCGAGGACCAGATCCCGTACATCGAGAGCCTCGCCGACGACTGGGGCGAGCTCTGCGCGTCGAAGGAAGTCGCCTCCGAATGGGCCGACCGACTCGTGGGCATCACGCGCATGGCGCTCAGCCCCGACAAGAACCTGCGCGGCCACTTCCACGGCACGTCGGCGTGCCTTGACTCCTTGTTCCGGGCCGAGCGCTACGAAGAGATCCTCGACCTCGTCCAGGCGGACG
It contains:
- a CDS encoding radical SAM protein, which codes for MLTINEIFYSIQGESSYSGRPCVFVRLSACDLRCAWCDTAYAFTEGQKMPIERVVVIVEAYGCPLVEITGGEPLLQDEVYPLMTALVKRGKTVLLETGGHLSVEHVPAGVVKIIDVKCPASGESERNHWPNLDRLTPSDEVKFVIRDRRDYEFARTIISRHQLDDRCAAVLLSPVHDVLAPKSLAEWMLEDRLSGRLQLQVHKYIWDPGTRGV
- a CDS encoding DUF72 domain-containing protein, producing MGDIRIGTSGWNYPTGPGTWNGIFYPAKKRGRAFDDLAYYAEHFETVEVNSSFYRLPDPSTALKWARRTPPGFDFSLKLYQKFTHQAMYQKATSPDLPGDGDATAIPTVTRVDVDAFLKAVDPIADAGKLGSLLVQFPPSFRDTEDAREYLVWLLQSFKNYPVAIELRHRSWSDHEPQIVNLLNEHGAAWVQIDEPKFRFSIRQSHLPNLRRLYYMRLHGRNAEQWWTHDHPDDRYNYLYSPGEMDGFAETVATVRRLVQKIYVYLNNHFAGKAVANAAMLRHRLGQPVTGEYSQEMLTRYPFLESVVSHKGAGRLFDGAGPREAMAAGQTAEDAESREG
- the queC gene encoding 7-cyano-7-deazaguanine synthase QueC; this encodes MDRKKAVILLSGGLDSFTAAAMARADGFELYALTVAYGQRHIVEIEAARRVGRALGVVSHIELALDLAAFGGSTLTGEGSVPKDRDLAEIGIPSTYVPARNTVFLSLALAWAESLGACDIVIGVNALDCSGYPDCRPAFVEAFERMANLATKAGAEGTRFQVHTPLISLSKGDIIRRGLALGVDYGLTHSCYDPGPHGRPCGHCDSCVLRAKGFAECGVPDPLLTTDGTDRTSL
- a CDS encoding peptidylprolyl isomerase; translation: MRRLSGACVLMMALGVWMVMVGVGVAQAPAAGPVVVIETNKGTITIETYPSEAPKTVENFLKLVKANFYNRQHFHRAEPGMVIQAGDPGSKDLKDKNTWGRRGNGQPIGVAEISKKLKHKRGTVGMANAGDARKADSQFYIAIGKKKIPDGKYAIFGQVTSGMDVVDKIAVGDTIKRMYVK
- a CDS encoding DHHA1 domain-containing protein is translated as MTDRIYYTESALIEFDAAVESCETQDGRIVATLDRTAFYPTSGGQPFDTGTLGAASVVDVVDLPDGRIGHVLDRALPAGSSVHGTVNWSRRFDHMQQHTGQHILSAAFDRLFKARTVGFHLGADVSTLDLDKGLSAESIARAEADANRIVWENRDVTIRFASEEEAASIQLRKEPARSGRLRLIEVTGFDVSACGGTHVARAGEVGIVAVKSWEKFRGGTRLEFVCGNRALAEYRVVRDAVAGCIRLISVSPRELPAAIERAQGENKDLRRVVRDLQDRLAVFEAAAMVERGRKVGSVTVVLEIASGHDQAGLKTIAASAAARGGVVAGLISATEPVLAVLARSADVPIDVSAILKTLLSQAGGKGGGKPELAQGGGMTGSPAEIQAALQTIIERVLQPSP